In Deinococcus psychrotolerans, the genomic window GGGCCGTCGGGCTGCGGCAAGACCACCACGCTGCGGATGATCAACCGCCTGATTGAGCCGACGGCGGGCAAGATCTTGCTGGAAGGCCAAGACGCCATGAGCCTGAAGCCCGAAGTGCTACGCCGCCGCATCGGCTACGTCATTCAGCAAATTGGCCTGTTTCCACACCTGAGCGTCGCTCAGAACGTGGCCACCGTGCCGGACTTACTGGGACAGCCCAAAGCCCAGACTGCCGCCAAAGTCAGGGAACTGCTGGCACTGGTGGGTCTGGAGCCGGGCCAGTTTGCCGACAAGCGCCCCAGCGAGCTGTCGGGCGGGCAGCAGCAGCGGGTGGGTGTGGCGCGGGCATTGGCCGCCGACCCGCCTGTAATGCTGATGGACGAGCCGTTCGGGGCGCTCGACCCACTGGCCCGAGACAAGCTCCAAGAAGCCTTCCGCGAGATTCAGCACAACCTCAAAAAGACCATCGTGATGGTGACGCACGACATTGACGAAGCGCTCAAACTCGGTGACAAGGTGGCGCTGCTGAACACCGGATCGCTGGCGCAGTTCGGCACCCCCGACGACTTGGTGCGCCGCCCCAACAGCGACTTCGTGAGGCAATTTCTGGGCGACGACGCGCTGCTGCGCCAACTGGCCGGCGTGCGGGCCGGAACACTGGCCCGCGCAGGCGACGGCACCGGCCTGCCGCAGGTCAGCGCCCAGCTCGACGCCCGCAGCGCCCTGAGCGTGATGCTACGCGAGCGGGCCGAAGCGGTGGCCGTCACCGGCGAGGACGGCCAGATCAGCGGCGTGCTGTCGTTTCATGATCTGGAGCAAACTGCCCCGCGAGCCCAGCTTTCGGAGCGGGCGTGACCCTGGCCGCCCCCGGTTCGCGGCGGCCCCTGCGCTCCATCTGGCCGGTTTTCATCTGGCCCGCCTTGCTGCTGATCTGCCTGATTCCGGGTCTGCTCAACCGCGCCGTGTCCTCGCTGTCAGCGGGGCAAGTGCCGGTACTCGATACCCCGCTGTGGAAACTGACCCTCTGGCACCTCGGCTTGGTGCTGAGTGCCGAGGCGGTGGTGCTGCTGATCGGTGTGCCGCTGGCGGTGGCCGTGACCCGTCCGGGCCGCGCCTCGCTGATGCGGCTGGCCGAAGCGCTGACCGGCCTCGGCCAAACCGTGCCGACGCTGGCGATCTTGGCGCTGGCAGTTCCGGCGCTGGGCTTCGGGATCAAGCCAACTTTGCTGGGCCTGCTGCTCTACGGTCTGGTTCCGGTGGTGTCCAATGCCATTGCCGGACTGCTGGCCGTGGACAAACCCACGCTGGACGCCGCACGCGGCATGGGTATGACTGACTCTCAGCGGCTGATGCGGGTCGAATTGCCGCTGAGCTTGCCGATTTTGCTGGCGGGCGTGCGGACATCCACTGTCTACAACGTCGGCACCGCCACCATCGGCGCGGCGCTGGGCGCGAGCGGGCTGGGCACCCCGATTATTGAAGGGCTGTCGCAGCAAAACACGGGCTTGGTGGTGATCGGAGCGCTCTTGGCGGCGTTGTTGGCGCTGAGCTTGGACGGCCTGCTGGGACTGGTGGCCGCCGAGGCGTGAGACTCCTTCACAACAGAGGAATGACCGACGCCAGATGTCCATGCCCCGCACTCAAGCGGAGCATGGACACTTTACTTTCGGCGCTGCTGGGCAATCCAGGAACTGAACTCAGCGGCGCAGGCGGCGAGTAGGAATCAGCCGCCTAAAGGCCAGCCCCACGAACAGTATGGGCAGCCAGAAATGATTCAGCGAAAACGGGAAGATGATGCTCAGGCCGATGACAGCGGGAATGCAAACGCCGAACAGAGCGCCGTACATGCTTCTGGGCAAATAGCCGAGCCTCAGCATCAAATTGATGGCCTGCCCCAGCACGGCGGCCAGCGGAATGAGCAGATAAATACCGCCTGCCCTGTCACCCAAGCTGTCATCAACCGTGAAAGCCACTGCCAGAACCAGAAACACCAGCGCCCCTGAAAGGCCGGGGACAAAGTTTTGTGGACGCCCGCTGGGCTGGCTGGAGAGTGATTCGTTCATGCCCAGAGCTTACGCCCGCTCCTGTGCGCCGGGCAGTGCCGAGTGTCAACCCACGCGGGTGACAGGTATCATACACTCAGGGCCATGACCAACCCGAATCCCCTCCACGGCGTTACGCTGGAGCACATTGTCACGCGGCTCGCAGATTACTACGGCTGGGAAGAACTGGGGCGGCGCGTCAGTATCCGCTGCTTTCAGGACAACCCCAGCGTGGGCAGCAGCCTCAAGTTCTTGCGCAAAACCCCCTGGGCCAGAACCAAAGTAGAAGAGCTGTATTTGTACATGATCAGAAAGCACCGATTGACTTTTGAGGAGTGAGGAAGAGTGAGCAAAAAAAGCGCCCATCCCAAATCTCGGATGAGCGCTTCTTTGATGGGTTTTCTTACAGCCCGAAAAACTCGTGGTTCTTGGCGATGAAGGCGGTTTCGCCGTCCGGCACGTCTTCTTCGGGGAAAATGGCGCTGACGGGGCAAGCCGGGACGCACGCGCCGCAGTCGATGCACTCGTCGGGGTGAATCAGGTACTGGTCGCCGCCGTCGTAGATGCACTCCACGGGGCAGACTTCGGTGCAGGCTTGGTCTTTGACACCGATGCAGGGGCTGGTGATGATATGGGTCATGTCTGCCATATTGCCCGATTGGGCGCAGCTTGGCAAGGGCCAAAGCCCACAACCCCGCGCTGGCTTAAGCCTTGCCCCCACCCAGGCGTTTCTCAGCCAGCGCCAAGTCGCCTTCTTTATCCACGTCAGTGCCGACAGCGGCGTGCGGCGTAATCAGCGCCCGCGCCTGCACCCCCAAAATCTGACTGACCCGCGCTTCCAGTTCGCTGATGCGGAGTTGGCCCAGCAGCATCTTGAACAGAAAAGCGGGGCCGACGATGCCCGCCAGCTTGAGCGGCTGCTTGCGGGCGTCGAGCACTGCTCGAAGGCGCGGCAAAAATTTGCCGATCAGGGCCGGGTCAAGGAGAAACAGGTTGCCGCCGGTAAAGGTGCCGTCTTTGAGCCGGGCATAAGTGCGTTTCACGTCCGGATACGCGGCCTCGCAGACTTCCTTCCTGACCACCGGATAGACCAACCCCGAATCGGGGGCGCTTTCCAGTACGTCCCGCACTTGCTGGCCAGTGAGCATGGGAATGTCTGCCGTGACCACCAACACGCGGCGCTGCGGAGCATTGCCGGGTTCGCGCAGGGCGGCCACGCCCGCTTCCAAGTTGGCGATCAAGGTGCCTCTGTCGGTCACGCGCACGTTGACCAGTTCAGCCATCTCGCCCGCCAACGGCCCCACGTAAGCGATGCGGGCGACTCGGCCTGATTCCTGCAGCGCCCGCAAAACCCACTCCCCCATTGGACGGCCCGCGACTTCAATGAGGGGTTTGACGTCTACTTCGTGCGCGGCGGCAAAAGCGTCGCCGGGATCGCCTCCGCCAAGAACAACGGCGTTCCAGCTCACATTTTGCTGACCAGTCATGAAACGCAGGGTAGCACTGGGAGCGGGAAGCGGTGGGTTCTTGGCCGGACAGAGGCAACGAGTCCAAAATGAGACGAAACGCCGATGAGCTGAAGCAGTTCCTGACAAGTATTTGATTGCTTGAGTTCTTGCATAAGCCGCCTCGACCTGACCACTTACGAGGAGAGCAGAGGAGCGAAAAGTGCGTCTGAGACACCGAATTTTGAGTCGATTCAATGTAACTCAAAGCTCAAAGGCATGAAGTTGACTTTCGGCGCATATCGCGCTATAGTTTCCCTATCAATCAAACGCAAGCAGCCGCCCGCGAAGGCGGATTTTTTATTGCCATTTTTCTCGAATCTCAACACCAACAATCGACCAGCCGTGAGCTAGTTTCTAGCCAGCACCCACGCTAAGCCGTAGAACAGTGCCACCACTCCCAGCACAGCGCCAAGGACGTAAGGCCAGATACGAGGCAGCCGGTTCACTTTGCCTCTGGCCTGATACAGCACTGGCGCGGGCAAGTTACGTGCAGCGAAGGCCAGCACCGCCGGAACGATCAGCAGGTCATCGGTGACGCCCAGCACCGGAATACCATCGGGAATCAGGTCAATCGGGCTGATGGCGTAGAGCAGGGCCAGCGCCGCGATCAGTTTGGCTTGGCCACCAGTGCGCTTGTCGGTCAGCGAGAGCAGCAGCGCCAGCGCGTCTCGCCACACGGCGCGGAAACGGCCCAGCGGGGATAGGGAGCGGCGGGCGGTCAGGCGAGGTTGGTTCACGGGGATAGATACGGGGAGAAGGGTTTAGGAGTTCCCGAAATCTCGCAATTTGGAGATCAGGTTAGGCACCCAGCGCAATTTGTCTTGCCGCTTCGGGCCTTCGGGCAATCCGTACACCCAGGCCAGAAACGCCAGGCCCGTCGCCACCCCAAAGACTTCCACCTCGGTCAGCGGCCCGGTGTATGGGGCAGCGGCCTGCTGGTAAGCGGCATAAAAGGCCTCGACGTACTGCTCACCTCCGGGATAATCCATCAGTTCGCCTGCCGTGAGCGCCAAGTCAAAGGCGAAATAACCCGGCGCAGCCTCAGCAAAGTCAATCACGCCCAGCCCGAGCGGGCCGCTGATGAGGTTGCCAAAATGCAAGTCAGCGTGAATCAGGCCGAATTGTTCGGGCGTCTCAGCCAACCGCGCTAAAGCCGCTTTCAAAGCGCTGACGGCAGGTATGAGCGCCTGGTGGTGTTCCCCCAGATCGCGTGGGGCTTGCCGCGCCCACCACGAATTTGGGCCGTAAAAGCGCTCGGCGTCCCAGCGCTGGCCCGTGTAGTGTTGCCACAATTGGGGATGGTGCCGGGCGTGTTGGTGGAGCTGCGCTGTGAGGTGGCCGAGCTGCTTTGCGAGCGGTATTCCCATCTGCCGGCTGGCCCGCTCGCCTTCAATCCAGTTTGACAGCACGCAGGCCCGCGCCGCTGTTTCGTGGGGCGGTGTCCAGTACGTGATCAGGCAGCCATCCACATTGTGCAGCGGCAAGGGAATATTCAGCTCCGTATCGCGGGCCAAAGCGCTCAGCCACGCCAATTCCAGTTTTAGCCGTGTCTCATCACTGTCAGCCGTGAGGACGCGCAAGCTGTAGCGTTGGCCCACCGTTTCGACTTTCATCACCAGATCACCGACGTGTTGCAAGACGCTGATTTGGGCATGTAACAGACCGTAGAGGGCCATAAGTGGGGCGAGATCAAAGGGCGGCGCAGTCATGCAGGCAGGATAGAGCGCGGCGCTGAGCGGCAACTTGAGCCAAATAGCGTACCCCAAAACATCCACAAAAAAGCCGCCAACCCCTACTCAGCAGTTGGCGGCTTTAACTCCTCAAAACTACAAATCCAGCAGCATCCGGGCCGGGTCTTCCAGCAAGTTCTTGATCAGCACCAAGAACTGCACCGCTTCTTTGCCGTCAATGATCCGGTGATCGTAGCTGAGGGCCAGATACATCATCGGGGCGATTACCACTTGGCCATTTTGGGCAATCGGGCGCTCGATGATGTTGTGCATTCCCAAAATGGCGCTCTGCGGCTGGTTGATGATCGGGGTACTCATCATGCTGCCAAACGTCCCGCCGTTGGTGATGCTAAACGTTCCGCCTGACATGTCGTCCATCGTCAGCTTGCCGGCTTTGGCTTTGGCGGCAAAAGCAGCGATGGCTTTTTCGATGTCGGCGAGGTTCATGGCGTCGGTGTCGCGCAAGATCGGCACGACCAAGCCGCGCTCAGAGGCCACCGCGATGCCCAGATCGTAAAAGCCGTGATAGATGATGTCTTTACCGTCGATGCTGGCGTTGACGTTGGGGAAGGCCCTCAGCGCTTCGGTGGCGGCCCGCACAAACAAGCTCATAAAGCCGAGTTTGACGCCGTGCTTGGCCACAAACTGATCCTGGTACTTTTTACGCAGATCCATGCTCGGCTGCATGTTGACTTCGTTAAAGGTGGTCAGGATGGCGGCGGTGTTCTGGACTTCCTTGAGGCGCTCGGCGATGCGCTGGCGAATGCGGGTCATCGGCACGCGCTGCTCGGCGCGGGGGCCACTGGGAACAGGCGCGGAAGCAGCAGGCGCTTTGGCTTCGCTGACCCGTGCCGAAGCGGGTTCAGCCGCAGACTGCGGGCCTTGGTCGGTGCCGCCGCCCTGCGATGCTAGCGCAGCGTCTTGCTTGGTGATGTTGCCTTTGGGGCCGGTGCCCTGAATCTGCGCGGCGTCCAGATTGTTCTCCGCCACGATTTTGCGGACAGCGGGCGGCAAAGTGCCGGTGCCGCCGAGCGTTCCAGCCACTTGCCCACTCGGTTGGCTATCGGGTTGGCTGGCGGTGCCACCCGCGCTCGTTTCACCGGCAATCGGGCCGGACTCAGGGTCGGCGGCAGGCGCAGGAGCCGACCCCGCTTCGCCCAGCACGCCCAAGACTTCCTCACTCAGCACGGTGTCGCCTTCTTGCTTGGCAATACTCTCCAGCACGCCGTCTTGCAGGGCAGTGACTTCCAGCACCACTTTGTCGGTTTCGATTTCGGCCAGAATATCGCCGCGTGTCACCGCGTCGCCGGGCTTTTTGCTCCACGAAAGCAGGGTGCCCTCGCTGACGGATTCGGAAAAAACGGGAACTTTGATCTCGGGCATGAAAACTCCTTGGGTAAGTCGGGGCGGGTTCTGAAGGCGGCGCGAAGCCATGATACGTCAGCAAACCAGCGCTCAGCCCCCGCATTCATAGGGTGAAGACTGAGCGGCGGCGTAAGCCTTACGACTGCGGCGTGGCTTCTTTTTTGGGACGGCTCTGCTCGACTTCGACCTGAGCGCCGAGAGCGTCCCGAATCAGTTGGGCCTGCTGCTTGTCGTGCATCTGCTTGTACCCCACCGCCGTGCTGGCGCTGCGGGAGCGTCCGGCGTAGGTCAGGGTCTGGCCGGGTTGCAGGGCGGCGTCCAAGTCGTCACGGAGCATCAGCCACGCGCCCTGATTTTGTGGTTCTTCCTGCGCCCAGATCACGTCCGCGCCGGGGTATTTCTCAAGTTCTTGCGCCAGCAGCTTGCCGGGGAAAGGGTAGAGCTGCTCGAGTCGGATAAGCGCCACGTCGAGCGGCTGACCATCGTCCTCGGCCTTCTGACGGGTTTCGGTCAGCTCCCAGTGCAGCTTGCCGCTGCTGATGACCACCCGGCGGGCGGCAGGCTTGCTGGTGTCCCCGATGACTTCATAGAATTTGCCGTCGGTGAAGTCAGAAAGCGGCGACATGGCGGCTTTGTTGCGCAGGAGGCTCTTGGGCGACATGATAATCAGCGGCTTGCGGTAAGCCCGGATCATCTGGCGGCGCAGCAAGTGGAAAATCTGTGAAGCGCTGCTGGGCACCACCACCTGCATGTTTTTCTGGGCGCACAGCTGGAGATAGCGCTCCAAGCGGGCCGAGCTGTGTTCGGGGCCTTGACCTTCGTAGCCGTG contains:
- a CDS encoding ABC transporter ATP-binding protein yields the protein MIELQHLEKRYDDPLTGQPFYAVKDLSIVFPSGEITALLGPSGCGKTTTLRMINRLIEPTAGKILLEGQDAMSLKPEVLRRRIGYVIQQIGLFPHLSVAQNVATVPDLLGQPKAQTAAKVRELLALVGLEPGQFADKRPSELSGGQQQRVGVARALAADPPVMLMDEPFGALDPLARDKLQEAFREIQHNLKKTIVMVTHDIDEALKLGDKVALLNTGSLAQFGTPDDLVRRPNSDFVRQFLGDDALLRQLAGVRAGTLARAGDGTGLPQVSAQLDARSALSVMLRERAEAVAVTGEDGQISGVLSFHDLEQTAPRAQLSERA
- a CDS encoding ABC transporter permease — protein: MTLAAPGSRRPLRSIWPVFIWPALLLICLIPGLLNRAVSSLSAGQVPVLDTPLWKLTLWHLGLVLSAEAVVLLIGVPLAVAVTRPGRASLMRLAEALTGLGQTVPTLAILALAVPALGFGIKPTLLGLLLYGLVPVVSNAIAGLLAVDKPTLDAARGMGMTDSQRLMRVELPLSLPILLAGVRTSTVYNVGTATIGAALGASGLGTPIIEGLSQQNTGLVVIGALLAALLALSLDGLLGLVAAEA
- a CDS encoding VF530 family DNA-binding protein — its product is MTNPNPLHGVTLEHIVTRLADYYGWEELGRRVSIRCFQDNPSVGSSLKFLRKTPWARTKVEELYLYMIRKHRLTFEE
- a CDS encoding ferredoxin; the encoded protein is MTHIITSPCIGVKDQACTEVCPVECIYDGGDQYLIHPDECIDCGACVPACPVSAIFPEEDVPDGETAFIAKNHEFFGL
- a CDS encoding NTP transferase domain-containing protein; the encoded protein is MTGQQNVSWNAVVLGGGDPGDAFAAAHEVDVKPLIEVAGRPMGEWVLRALQESGRVARIAYVGPLAGEMAELVNVRVTDRGTLIANLEAGVAALREPGNAPQRRVLVVTADIPMLTGQQVRDVLESAPDSGLVYPVVRKEVCEAAYPDVKRTYARLKDGTFTGGNLFLLDPALIGKFLPRLRAVLDARKQPLKLAGIVGPAFLFKMLLGQLRISELEARVSQILGVQARALITPHAAVGTDVDKEGDLALAEKRLGGGKA
- a CDS encoding YkvA family protein translates to MNQPRLTARRSLSPLGRFRAVWRDALALLLSLTDKRTGGQAKLIAALALLYAISPIDLIPDGIPVLGVTDDLLIVPAVLAFAARNLPAPVLYQARGKVNRLPRIWPYVLGAVLGVVALFYGLAWVLARN
- a CDS encoding phosphotransferase enzyme family protein, coding for MTAPPFDLAPLMALYGLLHAQISVLQHVGDLVMKVETVGQRYSLRVLTADSDETRLKLELAWLSALARDTELNIPLPLHNVDGCLITYWTPPHETAARACVLSNWIEGERASRQMGIPLAKQLGHLTAQLHQHARHHPQLWQHYTGQRWDAERFYGPNSWWARQAPRDLGEHHQALIPAVSALKAALARLAETPEQFGLIHADLHFGNLISGPLGLGVIDFAEAAPGYFAFDLALTAGELMDYPGGEQYVEAFYAAYQQAAAPYTGPLTEVEVFGVATGLAFLAWVYGLPEGPKRQDKLRWVPNLISKLRDFGNS
- the odhB gene encoding 2-oxoglutarate dehydrogenase complex dihydrolipoyllysine-residue succinyltransferase; the protein is MPEIKVPVFSESVSEGTLLSWSKKPGDAVTRGDILAEIETDKVVLEVTALQDGVLESIAKQEGDTVLSEEVLGVLGEAGSAPAPAADPESGPIAGETSAGGTASQPDSQPSGQVAGTLGGTGTLPPAVRKIVAENNLDAAQIQGTGPKGNITKQDAALASQGGGTDQGPQSAAEPASARVSEAKAPAASAPVPSGPRAEQRVPMTRIRQRIAERLKEVQNTAAILTTFNEVNMQPSMDLRKKYQDQFVAKHGVKLGFMSLFVRAATEALRAFPNVNASIDGKDIIYHGFYDLGIAVASERGLVVPILRDTDAMNLADIEKAIAAFAAKAKAGKLTMDDMSGGTFSITNGGTFGSMMSTPIINQPQSAILGMHNIIERPIAQNGQVVIAPMMYLALSYDHRIIDGKEAVQFLVLIKNLLEDPARMLLDL